In the genome of Dermatophagoides farinae isolate YC_2012a chromosome 4, ASM2471394v1, whole genome shotgun sequence, the window aAAATCTTCGGCAAAGTCTACATCTAAATCTGATGCATCATCAAAGTCAAAATCCAAATCTTCTTCATCCTCAAAATCAGGAGCAACATCTGGTGAAGAAAGTGGCTCAGAAGAAGGAGGTGGTAGTGAAAATGATGGAAGTGGTAAAGATGAGCAATCAGGATCATCGGCAAAGTCAACATCTAAATCCGGTGCATCATCCAAATCAAAATCCAAATCGTCTTCTTCCTCAAAATCAGGAGCAACATCAGGTGAAGAAAGTGGTTCAGAAAGTGATAGTGAATGTAGTGAAAGTGGACAATCAGGATCTTCCGCAAAATCAACATCGAAATCTGGTGCATCGTCCAAATCAAAATCCAAATCTTCTTCAAAATCAGGAGCAACATCGGGTGAAGAGAGTGATTCAGAAGAAGGAGGTAGTGATAGTGAAAGTGGACAATCAGGATCCTCCTCAAAATCTTCTGCAAAGTCAACATCGAAATCTGGTGCATCGTCTAAATCAAAATCCAAATCTTCTTCAAAATCAGGAGCAACATCTGATGAAGAGAGTGGTTCAGAAGAAGGAGGTAGTGATAGTGAAAGTGGACAATCAGGATCTTCCGCAAAATCTTCGGCAAAGTCAACATCGAAATCCGGTGCATCATCCAAATCCAAATCTAAATCTTCAAAATCAGGAGCAACATCGGGCGAAGAGAGTGGTGCCGAAGGCAGTGAAAATGATGGAAGTGACAAAGAAGAACAATCAGGATCATCTACGGCAAAGTCAACATCAAAATCTGGTGCATCatccaaatcaaaatcaaaaagcaaatcatcaaaaagtGGCACTGATGATAGTGATGCAAGTGATTCAACAGCTGCctcagaatcatcatctccTACATCGAAaaccaaatcaaaaacaCTTTCCacgaaatcaaaatcgacTGCGGTTTCATCcaaatcgaaatcaaaatcgGCAACAGATTCTACGTCAACGTCGGCAGCATCGTCGAAAAAACTTAAATCCAAATCGAAATCTGTAtcgaaaaaatccaaaaagaaataagaaaaaattgaaggaGATTTTAACGCATggtaatggaaaaaaaacagcgcgaaaaaattaaaattaaatttaaaaattgaaaatcctcatcaataatgatgtgtGTTACATTCTATTTGAATAAAACTGAATTTATTGTTCGGCGCGCTCTTTTTTTCAGCGCATTTATGcatgttgacattttttgaaagtttcaaaaaaaataaaataaaataaaatgggaATTCTTGGCCTTTCTCGTTTGATAGCCGATGTGGCACCGGAAGCAATCAAAGaaatcgaattgaaatcattatttggtCGTCGTATTGCTATCGATGCATCGATGTGTATctatcaatttttaattgcCATACGAAGTAGTGAATATACGATGACCAATGAACAAGGTGAAACCACATCACATTTGGTCGGTTTATTTTATCGAACAATCAAATTGCTTGAGGTATGTGTCATTTGTATTCTATGAAAATTTCTAattccgtttttttctttttattttagaCTGGAATCAAACCGGTATATGTTTTTGATGGTAAAGCACCGAAACTTAAATGTGGTGAATTGGAAAAACGTGCTGAACGTCGTACTGAAGCTAAAGATAAATTGGAAGAAGCAAAAGAATTACAAAATGTTGaagatattgaaaaattaaataaacgATTAGTGAAAGTAACTAGAAAACATACGGATGATTGTAAACGTTTGTTGGTATTGTTGGGCATACCGATTGTTCAGGCACCATCGGAAGCCGAAGCTCAATGTGCACAATTATGTAAAGAAAATCTTGTATATGCTGCTGCTACAGAAGATATGGATGCATTGACATTCGGTTGTCCTCGTTTGATTCGAAATTTAACATCCGGACAGAATGAAAAAGTAAAAGAATATCAAATTAGTAAAGTTCTTGCCGGTTTAGATGTAACGCAGGATCAATTTATCGATTTAAGCATTCTAATGGGTTGTGATTATTGTTCAAATATTCGTGGTATTGGTGGTAAAAAAGGTCTGGATTTGATAcgaaaatttgattcgattgaaggtattttgaaaaataaattcggCATTGAAGAATATGTTGATGTAGAAATTGAATATAGTAATCGAaaaattgaaccaaaaaaagaagaacaaGAAGAAGATACCAATGGTTTAGCAAAGAAAAACGGTGATCATCCTGATGAACCAATTGTATCGGAAATGGACACCACTACTGTCACCGAAATcaaacaagatgatgatattgaaggtgaaaatgttgaaatacATTCTAATCATTctgatgatcaagatgatgatggc includes:
- the Fen1 gene encoding flap structure-specific endonuclease 1, which codes for MGILGLSRLIADVAPEAIKEIELKSLFGRRIAIDASMCIYQFLIAIRSSEYTMTNEQGETTSHLVGLFYRTIKLLETGIKPVYVFDGKAPKLKCGELEKRAERRTEAKDKLEEAKELQNVEDIEKLNKRLVKVTRKHTDDCKRLLVLLGIPIVQAPSEAEAQCAQLCKENLVYAAATEDMDALTFGCPRLIRNLTSGQNEKVKEYQISKVLAGLDVTQDQFIDLSILMGCDYCSNIRGIGGKKGLDLIRKFDSIEGILKNKFGIEEYVDVEIEYSNRKIEPKKEEQEEDTNGLAKKNGDHPDEPIVSEMDTTTVTEIKQDDDIEGENVEIHSNHSDDQDDDGDENMEKEKTPDNSTKKVQSNKRQQMVVPENWPFRGARKLFQQPFVLENEITENDLKMKDIDEEGMVKFLCIENGFSEDRVRKSLKRARESKQKGAQTRIDTFFKMMPSVSSSISPNKRPLDAKHSNGKKNSNTNNKRGRRGR